The proteins below are encoded in one region of Catenulispora sp. GP43:
- a CDS encoding Mrp/NBP35 family ATP-binding protein — protein MSIAVEHGITEDAIHSALSKVQDPEIHRSITELDMVKEVHVAADGAVKVAIFLTVASCPMKDRLTNDIKREVGTIDGVTAVEVELDVMSSEQREALKTKLRGGQVEREIPFAQAGSLTRVYAIASGKGGVGKSSVTVNLAAALAAKGLKVGVVDADIYGHSIPRMLGVTDPPTPIDDMILAPTAPSGVKVISIGMFTPGNSPVVWRGPMLHRAIQQFLADVYWGDLDILLLDLPPGTGDIAISVAQLVPNAEIVVVTTPQQAAAEVAERAGTIAVQTRQRITGVIENMSWMPCPHCGEQVDVFGSGGGQTVAEALTRATGTNVPVLGQVPIDVRLREGGDNGQPLTASDPDSPAAQVLIGIADKIATRSRGLVGMSLGVSPVRK, from the coding sequence ATGAGTATTGCCGTCGAGCACGGGATCACCGAGGACGCGATCCACAGCGCCCTGTCCAAGGTCCAGGACCCGGAGATCCACCGGTCCATCACCGAACTGGACATGGTGAAAGAGGTCCACGTCGCCGCCGACGGCGCCGTGAAGGTCGCCATCTTCCTCACCGTCGCCAGCTGCCCGATGAAGGACCGGCTGACCAACGACATCAAGCGCGAGGTCGGCACGATCGACGGCGTCACCGCGGTCGAGGTCGAGCTGGACGTGATGAGCTCCGAGCAGCGCGAGGCGCTCAAGACCAAGCTGCGCGGCGGCCAGGTCGAGCGCGAGATCCCGTTCGCCCAGGCCGGCAGCCTGACCCGGGTGTACGCGATCGCCTCCGGCAAGGGCGGCGTCGGCAAGTCCTCGGTGACCGTGAACCTGGCCGCGGCGCTGGCCGCGAAGGGCCTGAAGGTGGGCGTCGTGGACGCCGACATCTACGGCCACTCGATCCCCCGCATGCTCGGCGTGACCGACCCGCCGACCCCGATCGACGACATGATCCTGGCGCCCACCGCGCCCTCGGGCGTGAAGGTCATCTCCATCGGCATGTTCACCCCGGGCAACTCCCCGGTGGTGTGGCGCGGGCCGATGCTGCACCGCGCGATCCAGCAGTTCCTGGCCGACGTTTACTGGGGCGACCTGGACATCCTGCTCCTGGACCTGCCCCCGGGCACCGGCGACATCGCCATCTCGGTGGCCCAGCTGGTCCCGAACGCCGAGATCGTGGTGGTCACCACCCCGCAGCAGGCCGCCGCCGAGGTGGCCGAGCGGGCCGGCACCATCGCCGTGCAGACCCGCCAGCGCATCACCGGCGTCATCGAGAACATGTCGTGGATGCCCTGCCCGCACTGCGGCGAGCAGGTCGACGTCTTCGGCAGCGGCGGCGGCCAGACCGTCGCCGAGGCCCTGACCCGCGCCACCGGCACCAACGTGCCGGTCCTGGGCCAGGTCCCGATCGACGTCCGGCTGCGCGAGGGCGGCGACAACGGCCAGCCGCTGACCGCCTCCGACCCCGACTCCCCCGCGGCCCAGGTGCTCATCGGCATCGCCGACAAGATCGCCACCCGCAGCCGCGGCCTGGTCGGCATGTCGCTGGGCGTCTCGCCGGTCCGCAAGTAG
- a CDS encoding ATP-dependent DNA helicase UvrD2, with amino-acid sequence MPQTHPGSGPVPAAALLDALDPEQRAVAEALHGPVCVLAGAGTGKTRAITYRIAHGVATGEYIPSQVLAVTFTQRAAGEMRGRLRQLGAGGVQARTFHAAALRQLQYFWPKAVGGPNPQLIDSKIPLVSEAVRRLRLNAERAELRDLAGEIEWAKSTQVVADDYAAAAAKAQRTPPRDAAEVAKVYAEYESAKRDRNAIDFEDVLLLTIGIMEERPDIAATVRNQYRFFTVDEYQDVNPLQQRLLDCWLGERADVCVVGDASQTIYSFTGADPRYLLDFADRFDDPTVVKLVRDYRSTPQVVALANALLDRAEGRAAKARVQLIAQRADGPRPKFAEHPDAETEAREVAREIRKLMDAGVRLSEVVVLYRINAQSEEYEQALSDAGVPYILRGVERFFERPEVREAIQVWLRGAAKARSDHASDTLPGLGADGPDEDGEGGSLATEVRAIFASHGWTPLAPKGAGRLRDRWESLAALVSLAEEYGRTHPDAGLDRFSAELRERADAQHAPTVEGVTLSTFHAAKGLEWDAVFLVGMTEGMMPITYAETPEQIEEERRLLYVGVTRARERLFLSWSLARSPGGRASRSPSRFLDGLRGGVGRDTREGAAGGVIRGGGSARRRSPGSSADSEERPRRVVEPITCRICHRSLIDAAERKIGRCETCPSTLDPELYEELREWRAGQAKKQKLPAYCVFTDATLTAIGESLPATPAALTKIAGVGKAKADRYGDEVLGLISAHTADYKGGHMSGQTAES; translated from the coding sequence ATGCCGCAGACTCATCCCGGCTCCGGCCCGGTTCCCGCCGCCGCGCTGCTGGACGCGCTCGACCCGGAGCAGCGGGCCGTGGCCGAGGCGCTGCACGGGCCGGTGTGCGTGCTCGCCGGGGCCGGGACCGGCAAGACGCGGGCCATCACCTACCGCATCGCGCACGGGGTGGCGACCGGCGAGTACATCCCGAGTCAGGTGCTGGCCGTCACCTTCACCCAGCGGGCGGCCGGGGAGATGCGGGGGCGGCTGCGGCAGCTCGGGGCCGGCGGGGTGCAGGCGCGGACCTTCCACGCCGCGGCGCTGCGGCAGCTCCAGTACTTCTGGCCCAAGGCTGTCGGCGGGCCGAACCCGCAGCTCATCGACTCCAAGATCCCGCTGGTCTCCGAGGCGGTGCGGCGGCTGCGGCTGAACGCCGAGCGCGCCGAGCTGCGCGACCTGGCCGGGGAGATCGAGTGGGCGAAGTCCACGCAGGTGGTCGCCGACGACTACGCGGCGGCCGCGGCCAAGGCGCAGCGCACGCCGCCGCGCGACGCCGCCGAGGTGGCCAAGGTCTACGCCGAGTACGAGAGCGCCAAGCGCGACCGCAACGCCATCGACTTCGAGGACGTGCTGCTGCTCACCATCGGCATCATGGAGGAGCGCCCGGACATCGCCGCGACGGTGCGCAACCAGTACCGCTTCTTCACCGTCGACGAGTACCAGGACGTCAACCCCCTGCAACAGCGCCTGCTGGACTGCTGGCTCGGCGAGCGGGCCGACGTGTGCGTGGTCGGCGACGCCAGCCAGACCATCTACTCCTTCACCGGCGCCGACCCGCGCTACCTGCTGGACTTCGCCGACCGCTTCGACGACCCGACCGTGGTCAAGCTGGTCCGCGACTACCGCTCCACGCCCCAGGTCGTGGCCCTGGCCAACGCGCTGCTGGACCGCGCCGAGGGCCGTGCGGCCAAGGCCCGGGTCCAGCTGATCGCGCAGCGCGCGGACGGCCCGCGCCCGAAGTTCGCCGAGCACCCGGACGCCGAGACCGAGGCCCGCGAGGTGGCCCGGGAGATCAGGAAGCTGATGGACGCCGGGGTCCGGCTCTCCGAGGTCGTGGTGCTCTACCGCATCAACGCGCAGTCCGAGGAGTACGAGCAGGCCCTGAGCGACGCCGGCGTGCCCTACATACTGCGCGGCGTCGAGCGCTTCTTCGAGCGCCCCGAGGTCCGCGAGGCGATCCAGGTCTGGCTGCGCGGCGCCGCCAAGGCCCGCTCCGACCACGCCTCCGACACCCTGCCCGGCCTCGGCGCCGACGGCCCGGACGAGGACGGCGAGGGGGGCAGCCTGGCCACGGAGGTCCGCGCGATCTTCGCCAGCCACGGCTGGACCCCGCTGGCGCCCAAGGGCGCCGGACGCCTGCGCGACCGCTGGGAGTCGCTGGCCGCGCTGGTCTCGCTGGCCGAGGAGTACGGCCGCACGCACCCGGACGCCGGCCTGGACCGGTTCAGCGCCGAGCTGCGCGAGCGCGCCGACGCCCAGCACGCCCCGACCGTCGAGGGCGTCACGCTGTCCACCTTCCACGCCGCCAAGGGCCTGGAGTGGGACGCGGTCTTCCTGGTCGGCATGACCGAGGGCATGATGCCGATCACCTACGCCGAGACCCCCGAGCAGATCGAGGAGGAGCGGCGACTGCTCTATGTCGGCGTGACCCGCGCCCGCGAGCGGCTGTTCCTTTCGTGGTCGCTGGCGCGCTCCCCGGGCGGCCGGGCCTCACGGTCCCCGTCGCGGTTCCTGGACGGCCTGCGCGGCGGCGTGGGCCGGGACACCCGCGAGGGCGCGGCGGGCGGCGTCATAAGGGGCGGCGGTTCGGCGCGGCGCCGGAGCCCCGGGTCGTCGGCGGACAGCGAGGAGCGCCCGCGCCGGGTAGTGGAACCGATCACCTGCCGGATCTGCCACCGGTCCCTGATCGACGCCGCCGAGCGCAAGATCGGCCGCTGCGAGACCTGTCCCAGCACGCTGGACCCCGAACTGTACGAGGAACTGCGCGAGTGGCGCGCCGGGCAGGCCAAGAAGCAGAAGCTGCCCGCGTACTGCGTCTTCACCGACGCCACGCTGACCGCCATCGGCGAGTCCCTGCCCGCCACGCCCGCCGCCCTGACGAAGATCGCCGGGGTCGGCAAGGCGAAAGCGGACCGTTACGGGGACGAGGTGCTGGGGCTCATCTCGGCGCATACGGCGGACTACAAGGGCGGTCACATGTCGGGGCAGACGGCGGAGAGCTGA
- a CDS encoding mycoredoxin: protein MNDQITMYSTTWCGYCRRLKSQLEREGIGFAEVDIEQVPEAADYVMSVNGGNQTVPTVVVKPLGGGEQVAMTNPSLAQVKAALAG from the coding sequence ATGAACGACCAGATCACGATGTACTCGACGACCTGGTGCGGCTACTGCCGCCGGCTGAAGAGCCAGCTCGAGCGCGAGGGCATCGGATTCGCCGAGGTCGACATCGAGCAGGTCCCCGAGGCCGCCGACTATGTCATGAGCGTCAACGGCGGGAACCAGACGGTCCCGACGGTGGTCGTCAAGCCGCTCGGCGGCGGCGAGCAGGTCGCCATGACCAATCCGAGCCTGGCTCAGGTCAAGGCCGCGCTCGCGGGCTGA
- a CDS encoding serine protease, with translation MLIRPRRGRKINSRVVSALVAVTAVVSLAGACSSSGVIGQQSSGGEFGKDFVGAVLNPNTPSATGGAHQGKDGGLTGQQSLPSFDNAPLPQPVDARKVPGPYTNRTGAVTGKLFFYRQGDATSGNYYVCSGTVIKSQNASLVWTAGHCVHDGKGGTWHMDMVFVPAFDNPDGDPNVDPSDLSAYAPLGTFPAVHVWTSPEWVKTGDEHGGDLAHDYGVIEVGRNAQGQTLDSAVQSVGAKPVPMWFNAPTEQGKTPQISIRGYPAAQPFNGMSQYGCTADSVQLLNVTELGPDAKEYRAGCDLTGGASGGGWFARAPGQSAGDVSLVTNTSVGSAHNAHSGNWLAGPYLDASAKQLYTIANGSPAP, from the coding sequence ATGCTGATACGCCCACGCCGGGGCCGGAAGATCAACAGCCGAGTGGTTTCCGCGCTCGTCGCGGTGACGGCCGTGGTGTCGCTGGCGGGTGCCTGCTCCAGCTCCGGCGTCATCGGACAGCAGTCCTCGGGCGGCGAGTTCGGCAAGGACTTCGTCGGCGCCGTGCTCAACCCGAACACCCCCTCGGCGACCGGCGGTGCCCATCAGGGCAAGGACGGCGGCCTGACGGGGCAGCAGTCGCTGCCCTCGTTCGACAACGCGCCCCTGCCCCAGCCGGTCGACGCGCGCAAGGTGCCGGGCCCGTACACCAACCGCACCGGCGCCGTCACCGGCAAGCTCTTCTTCTACCGCCAGGGCGACGCCACCTCCGGCAACTACTACGTGTGCTCCGGCACCGTGATCAAGAGCCAGAACGCCAGCCTGGTGTGGACCGCGGGGCACTGCGTCCACGACGGGAAGGGCGGGACCTGGCACATGGACATGGTGTTCGTCCCCGCCTTCGACAACCCCGACGGCGACCCGAACGTCGACCCGAGCGACCTGTCGGCGTACGCGCCGCTCGGGACCTTCCCGGCGGTCCACGTCTGGACGTCGCCGGAGTGGGTCAAGACCGGCGACGAGCACGGCGGCGACCTGGCGCACGACTACGGGGTGATCGAGGTCGGGCGCAACGCGCAGGGGCAGACGCTGGACTCCGCGGTGCAGTCGGTCGGGGCGAAGCCGGTGCCGATGTGGTTCAACGCCCCGACCGAGCAGGGCAAGACGCCGCAGATCTCGATCCGCGGGTACCCCGCCGCGCAGCCGTTCAACGGGATGTCGCAGTACGGCTGCACAGCCGATTCGGTGCAGCTGCTGAACGTCACGGAGCTCGGGCCCGACGCGAAGGAGTACCGGGCCGGGTGCGACCTCACCGGCGGAGCGTCGGGCGGCGGCTGGTTCGCGCGGGCACCCGGACAGTCCGCGGGCGACGTGTCGCTGGTCACCAACACGTCGGTGGGCAGCGCGCACAACGCGCACAGCGGGAACTGGCTCGCGGGGCCATATCTGGATGCGAGCGCCAAGCAGCTCTACACCATCGCGAACGGGTCGCCGGCGCCCTGA
- the nudC gene encoding NAD(+) diphosphatase, producing MTEQARYFEGELGRMLLARSVVDRAAERRTDDDWLAAAWADPGTRVFAVDDSRAEAVLDPDAALVFHPGAVFDARYPGAQRYFLGVDADDVAYFAVSVGAPGPDGAPTASTAGSASTPGAALTSPRPPAAEPAPALGELRHVREVAAALPDRDGGLLAHAVGLDNWHRTHGFCGVCGHATRMTHAGSVRKCDHCGTEHYPRTDPAVIMAVTDPDDRLLLARNSAWPPNRASVLAGFVEPGETLEAAVARECAEEAGLRITSVRYLGSQPWPLPRSLMLGFTATVDDPALRLDGAELDWAKWYSRAELKEAVTTGELLMLPSEISISRRLVDHWYGGDPVGS from the coding sequence ATGACCGAGCAGGCGCGCTACTTCGAAGGCGAACTCGGCCGCATGCTGCTGGCGCGGTCGGTCGTCGACCGCGCCGCCGAGCGGCGCACCGACGACGACTGGCTGGCGGCGGCCTGGGCCGATCCGGGCACCCGGGTGTTCGCGGTCGACGACAGCCGGGCCGAGGCGGTGCTGGATCCGGACGCCGCGCTGGTGTTCCACCCCGGCGCGGTGTTCGACGCGCGCTACCCCGGCGCCCAGCGCTACTTCCTCGGCGTGGACGCCGACGATGTGGCGTACTTCGCGGTCAGTGTCGGCGCGCCCGGCCCGGACGGCGCGCCGACGGCCTCCACCGCCGGCTCCGCCTCCACCCCGGGCGCGGCGCTGACCTCGCCGCGGCCGCCGGCCGCCGAGCCGGCCCCGGCGCTGGGCGAGCTGCGGCACGTGCGCGAGGTCGCGGCGGCCCTGCCCGACCGCGACGGCGGCCTGCTGGCGCACGCGGTCGGCCTGGACAACTGGCACCGCACCCACGGCTTCTGCGGGGTGTGCGGGCACGCGACGCGGATGACCCACGCCGGCTCGGTCCGCAAGTGCGACCACTGCGGCACCGAGCACTACCCGCGCACCGACCCGGCCGTGATCATGGCCGTCACCGATCCGGACGACCGGCTGCTGCTGGCCCGCAACTCGGCCTGGCCGCCGAACCGGGCCTCGGTGCTGGCCGGCTTCGTCGAGCCCGGCGAGACGCTGGAGGCGGCGGTGGCGCGCGAGTGCGCGGAGGAGGCCGGCCTGCGGATCACCTCCGTGCGCTACCTCGGCAGCCAGCCGTGGCCCCTGCCCCGCTCGCTGATGCTCGGCTTCACCGCGACCGTGGACGACCCGGCCCTGCGCCTGGACGGCGCCGAGCTCGACTGGGCGAAGTGGTACTCGCGGGCCGAGCTGAAGGAGGCCGTCACCACCGGCGAACTCCTGATGCTGCCGTCGGAGATCTCGATCTCGCGCCGCCTGGTCGACCACTGGTACGGCGGCGACCCGGTGGGGAGCTGA
- a CDS encoding dipeptidase: MTSASDKAVRPYVAEHADEFFAELNEWLRIPSISSDPASAPEVRRSAEWLAAKLREIGFPTVEIWETAGGEGLPTVFAEWPSGDAGAPTVAVYGHHDVQPVTPLELWDTPPFEPTVKGDRLYARGAADDKGQLAFHLLGLRAHLAATGRTAPAVNLKIIAEGEEESGSPNFRALLEDKRDRVKADVVVVSDTGMWDRETPSTCTGMRGMITGQIDLNGPANDVHSGSFGGAIPNPLTELVRLMGRVHDEDKRVVIPGFYDGVVELTETDREMFAKLPFDEQAWLGNAKSSATAGEAGFTTLERVWARPTFELNGFWGGHTGPGHKTIVPAEAHAKISMRLVAGQEPLDVAKKFEDWFYANIPAGLTGAHHWESDGVKPCMTPLDHPAVQAITRSLGKAFGEPDEPREVLFTREGGSGPEADLQEVIEAPVVFLGVSLPADGWHSPNESMTLPLLLKGAEAAAYLWSDLAEQR, translated from the coding sequence ATGACTTCTGCCTCGGACAAAGCTGTCCGTCCGTATGTAGCCGAGCACGCCGACGAGTTCTTCGCCGAGCTCAACGAATGGCTGCGGATCCCGTCGATCTCCTCGGACCCGGCCAGCGCGCCGGAGGTCCGGCGGTCGGCCGAGTGGCTGGCGGCGAAGCTGCGGGAGATCGGGTTCCCGACGGTGGAGATCTGGGAGACCGCGGGCGGCGAGGGCCTGCCGACGGTGTTCGCCGAGTGGCCGTCCGGGGACGCCGGCGCGCCGACCGTGGCCGTCTACGGCCACCACGACGTGCAGCCGGTGACGCCGCTGGAGCTGTGGGACACGCCGCCGTTCGAGCCGACGGTCAAGGGCGACCGGCTGTACGCCCGCGGCGCCGCCGACGACAAGGGCCAGCTGGCGTTCCACCTGCTCGGCCTGCGGGCGCACCTGGCCGCCACCGGGCGGACCGCGCCGGCGGTGAACCTGAAGATCATCGCCGAGGGCGAGGAGGAGTCCGGCTCGCCGAACTTCCGTGCGCTGCTGGAGGACAAGCGGGACCGGGTGAAGGCCGACGTCGTCGTGGTCTCCGACACCGGCATGTGGGACCGGGAGACGCCGTCCACCTGCACCGGGATGCGCGGCATGATCACCGGCCAGATCGACCTGAACGGCCCGGCCAACGATGTGCACTCCGGCTCCTTCGGCGGTGCGATCCCGAACCCGCTGACCGAGCTGGTGCGGCTCATGGGCCGGGTCCACGATGAGGACAAGCGCGTCGTCATCCCCGGCTTCTACGACGGCGTCGTCGAGCTGACCGAGACCGACCGCGAGATGTTCGCCAAGCTGCCCTTCGACGAGCAGGCCTGGCTGGGCAACGCCAAGTCCTCCGCGACCGCCGGCGAGGCCGGCTTCACCACGCTGGAGCGGGTGTGGGCGCGGCCGACGTTCGAGCTGAACGGTTTCTGGGGCGGGCACACCGGCCCCGGCCACAAGACCATCGTCCCGGCCGAGGCGCACGCCAAGATCTCGATGCGCCTGGTGGCCGGCCAGGAGCCGCTGGACGTGGCGAAGAAGTTCGAGGACTGGTTCTACGCCAACATCCCGGCCGGGCTGACCGGCGCGCACCACTGGGAGTCCGACGGCGTGAAGCCCTGCATGACCCCGCTGGACCACCCGGCGGTGCAGGCGATCACCCGCTCCCTGGGCAAGGCGTTCGGCGAGCCGGACGAGCCGCGCGAGGTGCTGTTCACCCGCGAGGGCGGCTCCGGCCCCGAGGCCGACCTGCAGGAGGTCATCGAGGCGCCGGTGGTGTTCCTCGGGGTGTCGCTGCCCGCGGACGGCTGGCACTCGCCGAACGAGAGCATGACGCTCCCGTTGCTGCTCAAGGGTGCCGAGGCGGCCGCGTATCTGTGGTCTGACCTGGCCGAGCAGCGCTGA
- a CDS encoding aldehyde dehydrogenase family protein: protein MTYHTTLDRAAEAAASAAGVYGSWGAERRRDLLHACADALEAAHAELVELARAETGLTAARLAGEVGRTTGQLRLYGDHVAAGRHLSRRSSPGAALGGADVYTVDVPLGPVAVFAASNFPFAFGVPGGDTASALAAGCPVVVKGHPAQPRLSRRIAEILSEAVAGAGAPEGTFGFLDAESTDGDPNKLSIELVQHPAIKAVGFTGSFGGGRALMDAAAARPEPIPVYAEMGSVNPVFVLPGAIADEAGRKKWAETLAGAVTGSGGQLCTKPGVVFVPETADGQALGDLTGDLIADSAPIPMLTDGMAAAHRRWQERITGAGADADRAGKPFAAQISAKDFAGDYREEHFGPATVIVRADPAEYPALADSLEGQLTATIIADDGSAADREAARTLLPSLVARAGRVVWNGVPTGVAVVEAMQHGGPWPATSASWSTSVGTEAIRRFIRPVALQGVPADLVG, encoded by the coding sequence GTGACATATCACACGACACTGGATCGGGCCGCCGAGGCGGCGGCGTCAGCGGCGGGCGTCTACGGCTCCTGGGGCGCCGAACGCCGCCGGGACCTGCTCCACGCGTGCGCCGACGCCCTGGAGGCGGCGCACGCCGAGCTCGTCGAGCTGGCCCGCGCCGAGACCGGGCTGACCGCGGCGCGGCTGGCCGGCGAGGTCGGCCGCACCACCGGCCAGCTGCGGCTGTACGGCGACCACGTCGCCGCCGGCCGTCACCTGTCCCGGCGCAGCTCGCCGGGCGCCGCGCTCGGCGGGGCGGACGTGTACACCGTCGACGTCCCGCTCGGGCCGGTCGCGGTGTTCGCCGCGTCCAACTTCCCGTTCGCCTTCGGCGTCCCCGGCGGCGACACCGCCTCGGCCCTGGCCGCCGGCTGCCCGGTGGTGGTGAAGGGCCACCCGGCGCAGCCGCGGCTGTCGCGCCGGATCGCGGAGATCCTGAGCGAGGCGGTCGCCGGCGCCGGAGCGCCGGAGGGCACCTTCGGCTTCCTGGACGCCGAGTCGACCGACGGCGACCCCAACAAGCTCTCGATCGAGCTGGTACAGCACCCCGCGATCAAGGCGGTGGGCTTCACCGGCTCCTTCGGCGGCGGCCGGGCCCTGATGGACGCCGCGGCCGCGCGTCCCGAGCCGATCCCGGTGTACGCCGAGATGGGGAGCGTGAACCCGGTGTTCGTGCTGCCCGGGGCGATCGCCGACGAGGCCGGCCGCAAGAAGTGGGCCGAGACGCTGGCCGGGGCGGTGACCGGGTCCGGCGGGCAGCTGTGCACCAAGCCGGGCGTAGTGTTCGTGCCCGAGACCGCCGACGGCCAGGCGCTCGGCGACCTGACCGGAGACCTCATCGCCGACAGCGCCCCGATCCCGATGCTCACCGACGGGATGGCCGCGGCCCACCGGCGCTGGCAGGAGCGGATCACCGGCGCGGGTGCGGACGCCGACCGTGCGGGAAAGCCGTTCGCGGCGCAGATCTCTGCGAAGGACTTCGCCGGCGACTACCGCGAGGAGCACTTCGGGCCGGCGACAGTGATCGTGCGCGCCGACCCGGCCGAGTACCCGGCGCTCGCCGACTCGCTGGAGGGCCAGCTGACCGCGACGATCATCGCCGACGACGGCAGCGCCGCCGACCGCGAGGCGGCCCGCACCCTGCTGCCCTCGCTGGTGGCCCGGGCCGGGCGCGTGGTCTGGAACGGCGTGCCGACCGGTGTCGCGGTCGTCGAGGCCATGCAGCACGGCGGCCCGTGGCCGGCCACCTCGGCGTCCTGGAGCACGTCGGTGGGCACTGAGGCGATCCGGCGGTTCATCCGGCCGGTGGCGCTGCAAGGGGTCCCCGCGGACCTGGTCGGCTGA
- a CDS encoding ABC transporter substrate-binding protein gives MTAAALVIAATVPACSSSTTSGASGGSGGSKSFTYWSMWKENEPQAAVIKEALASYKAATGVTVTVEWHGRAVLDDVAAALKAGKPVPDLSDGSINTILGATAEGVALTGLTDLYQQPVPGENQNLAEVVPDKYMPLLTDATGSVVMVPYEVASEAVFFDKTRYPQLSTNPPQTWDQFMDLLQQVKAKGQAPLALDASGGNAAYWVEWMFERELGPGQFKRTAEQNDASAAAGDSRWDDTRLLDGAQKLETLVKGGYFAPGWNTEDTGTTSTHAKDQQNTWAAGKAALILGGTWVPSETKRTTNVDSFVFPTMPDQGGLPSNDSAGVNFFGFALPKAGKNADAAEKFVLYFMAKAQLSKISTEAGNMTPRTDIPAPGVLASVQTALTNRTVFPDQDALMRDDSKWYTTVFQPDSVAFMTGKLTPQQFIGKLKTESVAFWAQAPAK, from the coding sequence GTGACGGCCGCGGCACTCGTCATCGCCGCGACCGTGCCCGCCTGCTCCAGCAGTACGACGTCGGGGGCGTCCGGGGGGTCCGGGGGCTCGAAGTCCTTCACGTACTGGTCCATGTGGAAGGAGAACGAGCCGCAGGCCGCGGTGATCAAGGAGGCGCTGGCCTCGTACAAGGCCGCCACCGGGGTCACCGTCACCGTCGAGTGGCACGGCCGCGCGGTGCTGGACGACGTCGCCGCCGCGCTCAAGGCCGGAAAGCCGGTGCCGGACCTGTCCGACGGCAGTATCAACACGATCCTCGGCGCCACGGCCGAGGGGGTGGCCCTCACCGGTCTGACCGACCTGTACCAGCAGCCGGTCCCCGGCGAGAACCAGAACCTGGCCGAGGTCGTGCCGGACAAGTACATGCCGCTGCTCACCGACGCGACCGGCAGCGTCGTGATGGTGCCCTACGAGGTCGCCTCCGAGGCCGTCTTCTTCGACAAGACCCGGTACCCGCAGCTGTCCACGAACCCGCCGCAGACCTGGGACCAGTTCATGGACCTGCTGCAGCAGGTCAAGGCCAAGGGGCAGGCGCCGCTGGCCCTGGACGCCAGCGGGGGCAACGCCGCCTACTGGGTGGAGTGGATGTTCGAGCGCGAACTCGGCCCCGGCCAGTTCAAGCGCACCGCCGAGCAGAACGACGCCTCCGCGGCCGCCGGCGACAGCCGCTGGGACGACACCCGGCTGCTGGACGGCGCGCAGAAGCTGGAGACGCTGGTGAAGGGCGGCTACTTCGCGCCCGGCTGGAACACCGAGGACACCGGGACCACCAGCACCCACGCCAAGGACCAGCAGAACACCTGGGCCGCCGGCAAGGCCGCGCTGATCCTGGGCGGCACGTGGGTGCCCAGCGAGACCAAGCGCACGACGAACGTGGACAGCTTCGTGTTCCCGACGATGCCGGACCAGGGCGGCCTGCCCTCGAACGACTCCGCGGGCGTGAACTTCTTCGGGTTCGCGCTGCCCAAGGCCGGCAAGAACGCGGACGCCGCGGAGAAGTTCGTCCTCTACTTCATGGCCAAGGCCCAGCTGTCGAAGATCTCCACGGAGGCCGGCAACATGACGCCGCGCACCGACATCCCCGCGCCCGGCGTGCTGGCCTCGGTGCAGACCGCGCTGACCAACCGCACGGTCTTCCCGGACCAGGACGCGCTGATGCGCGACGATTCCAAGTGGTACACGACGGTGTTCCAGCCGGATTCGGTCGCCTTCATGACCGGGAAGCTGACTCCGCAGCAGTTCATCGGCAAGCTCAAGACGGAGTCGGTCGCGTTCTGGGCGCAGGCGCCGGCGAAGTAG